One Oligoflexia bacterium genomic region harbors:
- the dbpA gene encoding ATP-dependent RNA helicase DbpA has product MLPIKDFTTLSLSPLLLEVIKEIGYVKPTPIQAQSIPYLLEGRDLIGQSKTGSGKTAAFGIPILEKTDIENRVPQALILCPTRELCTQVAREIRRLGCRFNGLQVVSLTGGQPLRDQRISLEHGAQIIVGTPGRTLDHLKRGYLNISTVNIVVLDEADRMLDMGFEDEMNEILQKLPQKRQTLLFSATFPPTIEALSQGYQTNPVKIIIDDGSRSLAIEQQCYFTEYDQKSETLLGILRHNQPESVLIFCNLKATILEITKILEKFEISVASLHGDLEQRDRDRMMARFRNKSVRVLVATDVAARGLDIEDLDMVINYDVPIKPDIYVHRIGRTGRAGKKGLAIMLLTEREEFRFEDIEEFIGKKIERKSLSQLKQRDMRAKVLNKDAEMETLYISGGRKDKVRPGDILGALTGDAAHLDGKDIGKIEIHDRFSYVAVSKHIAQRAMEKLRDGRIKGHKFQIKMVR; this is encoded by the coding sequence ATGCTTCCAATCAAAGATTTTACGACATTGTCATTATCTCCACTCTTACTTGAAGTTATCAAAGAGATCGGTTACGTCAAACCCACCCCCATTCAGGCTCAGAGTATTCCCTATCTTTTAGAGGGGCGTGACCTCATTGGGCAATCAAAGACGGGTAGTGGAAAAACTGCTGCATTTGGTATTCCGATCTTAGAAAAAACAGATATAGAAAACCGAGTACCTCAGGCTTTGATTTTATGCCCGACAAGAGAGCTCTGTACTCAGGTCGCACGAGAAATCAGACGTTTGGGATGTAGGTTTAATGGTCTTCAAGTTGTTTCGCTCACAGGTGGTCAACCACTTCGTGATCAAAGAATTTCACTTGAACATGGTGCGCAGATAATTGTTGGTACACCAGGTAGAACACTTGATCATTTAAAACGCGGGTACCTTAATATTTCAACGGTTAATATCGTTGTGCTTGATGAAGCCGATCGCATGTTAGATATGGGTTTTGAAGATGAAATGAATGAGATACTTCAAAAACTTCCTCAAAAACGTCAGACACTATTATTTTCAGCGACGTTTCCTCCAACTATTGAAGCTTTAAGTCAGGGTTATCAGACAAATCCCGTGAAAATTATCATTGATGATGGATCAAGATCTTTAGCCATTGAGCAACAATGTTATTTTACTGAGTATGATCAAAAGTCAGAAACCCTTTTAGGAATTCTAAGGCATAATCAACCAGAGTCAGTTTTGATTTTTTGTAATCTTAAAGCTACAATTCTTGAAATTACTAAGATCTTAGAAAAATTTGAAATCAGTGTCGCCAGTCTTCATGGTGATCTCGAACAAAGAGATCGCGATCGTATGATGGCTCGTTTTCGAAATAAAAGTGTTCGTGTACTTGTTGCTACCGATGTCGCCGCTCGTGGTTTAGATATAGAAGATCTAGATATGGTTATTAATTATGATGTCCCCATTAAACCTGACATTTATGTTCATCGTATTGGTAGAACGGGGCGCGCTGGTAAAAAAGGTCTAGCTATTATGCTTCTCACGGAACGTGAAGAGTTTAGATTTGAAGACATTGAAGAATTCATTGGTAAGAAAATAGAACGTAAAAGTCTCTCTCAGCTTAAGCAGCGCGATATGCGCGCTAAAGTCTTAAATAAAGACGCTGAAATGGAAACGCTTTATATCTCAGGCGGACGTAAAGATAAGGTTAGACCTGGAGACATCCTTGGAGCTCTGACAGGTGATGCAGCCCACCTAGACGGCAAAGATATAGGCAAAATTGAGATCCATGATCGATTTTCTTATGTGGCAGTTTCAAAACACATTGCACAAAGAGCTATGGAGAAACTTCGCGACGGTCGTATTAAAGGGCATAAGTTTCAGATTAAAATGGTCAGATAA
- a CDS encoding tRNA-uridine aminocarboxypropyltransferase: MEVQSYREFCYTCRQPKVHCYCCYIQKFDPQIKFVILIHPIEVKRRIASGRMSHLCLDNSELIIGHDYSQNKNVNLILNNPNYYPVILYPGQQSTNISPLTTTQRASLFPKNKMLTIFVVDGTWNTARTMVRLSSNLHHLPKICFSPPGPSNFRVRKQPAPGCYSTLEAIHHTIELIGTTQGFNTDVRVHDRLLYVFDKMVSKQLEYVQKAPRVLDRIRIKNAG; this comes from the coding sequence ATGGAAGTGCAGTCCTATCGTGAATTTTGTTATACGTGTCGGCAGCCAAAAGTTCACTGTTATTGCTGTTATATTCAAAAGTTTGATCCACAAATAAAATTTGTTATTCTTATTCATCCCATCGAAGTTAAAAGGCGTATTGCATCAGGTCGCATGTCGCATTTATGTTTAGATAATTCTGAACTAATTATTGGACATGATTATTCTCAAAATAAAAATGTAAATTTGATATTAAATAACCCTAATTATTATCCCGTTATTTTATATCCGGGTCAGCAATCCACAAATATTAGCCCCTTAACAACAACTCAAAGAGCTAGCCTATTTCCTAAAAATAAAATGCTTACGATTTTTGTGGTTGATGGAACATGGAACACAGCTCGCACAATGGTAAGACTTAGTTCAAATCTTCATCATTTGCCAAAAATCTGTTTTTCTCCACCGGGGCCATCCAATTTTAGAGTGAGAAAACAACCTGCCCCTGGTTGTTATTCGACCTTAGAGGCAATTCATCACACCATTGAGTTAATTGGAACAACTCAAGGATTTAATACTGATGTGCGTGTGCACGATAGATTGCTATATGTTTTTGATAAAATGGTTTCAAAACAACTTGAGTATGTTCAAAAAGCACCGCGGGTTTTAGATAGAATTAGAATTAAAAATGCAGGTTAG
- a CDS encoding fatty acid desaturase, translating into MDQTIEQTEIIKNPIESIDADSTSAKTELKNIVFYRQALMKNLSPDLLKPAPHRIGWYVLFATGTIVSFLAIINMNLPWPAKLLLAIIIGLCNGGMGFVTHEISHGAIIKNKTAQSILCYFGSLPFFVSPTFWRYWHNQLHHGKTQQLIRDPDAFPNLKIYKASKFIRFMFPFTPGSGHKRSFAYFFFWFSFHNFVAQTYLRFRNSVFDQLDHKKVTLEFSGQVLIGAALLYYAGLQNFIWVFLIPLFIQNYTLMSYISTNHNLNPLTSENDPLVNSLTVTNHPFFEFFHLNFGYHVEHHIFPTMSSHHAKAVHQELIKQFPENFHVMTKWRAMKNLYKTPRIYKNANELVHPKTLETTKIKSIFN; encoded by the coding sequence TTGGATCAAACTATCGAACAAACAGAGATTATTAAAAATCCTATTGAATCAATCGATGCTGACTCAACTTCAGCAAAAACAGAGCTTAAAAATATCGTTTTTTACAGGCAAGCTCTTATGAAAAATCTCTCGCCAGATCTTTTAAAGCCCGCACCCCATCGCATCGGTTGGTATGTGCTTTTTGCTACTGGTACGATTGTTTCATTTCTTGCAATCATAAACATGAATCTTCCATGGCCCGCCAAACTTTTATTAGCGATTATCATTGGTCTTTGTAATGGTGGAATGGGTTTTGTTACACATGAAATTTCACATGGCGCCATTATCAAAAATAAAACCGCACAAAGTATTCTCTGTTATTTCGGAAGTCTGCCCTTTTTTGTATCACCCACATTTTGGCGCTATTGGCACAACCAACTTCATCATGGCAAAACACAGCAACTCATTCGTGACCCTGATGCGTTTCCAAATTTGAAAATTTACAAGGCAAGTAAGTTTATAAGATTTATGTTCCCCTTTACACCTGGCTCAGGTCACAAACGAAGCTTTGCTTATTTTTTCTTTTGGTTTTCATTTCATAATTTTGTCGCACAAACATATTTGCGCTTTAGAAACAGTGTCTTTGATCAACTCGATCATAAGAAAGTTACTTTAGAATTTTCAGGGCAAGTTTTAATTGGTGCAGCCCTTCTTTATTATGCTGGATTACAAAATTTTATATGGGTGTTTTTGATTCCGCTCTTTATTCAAAACTATACATTGATGAGTTATATTTCTACTAATCACAATTTAAACCCGTTGACCTCTGAAAATGACCCTTTGGTAAACTCACTGACCGTGACCAATCACCCATTTTTTGAATTTTTTCATCTCAACTTTGGCTACCACGTTGAACATCATATTTTTCCAACCATGAGCAGCCATCATGCAAAAGCCGTTCATCAAGAATTAATTAAACAATTTCCAGAAAATTTTCACGTGATGACTAAATGGCGTGCAATGAAAAACCTGTATAAAACGCCTCGTATTTATAAAAATGCGAATGAACTGGTGCATCCGAAAACTTTAGAGACTACGAAAATTAAAAGTATTTTCAACTAA
- the lpxD gene encoding UDP-3-O-(3-hydroxymyristoyl)glucosamine N-acyltransferase → MSKQLSVRTSEIMNAFKDKGILLEMIGEDRIITSIVRAEDSAIGSLVFVDKKDYVSQILTNKPTAVVTSQKMLESFCDLKDVTILIASNVNLAQAHIKRKYAARSFENSDWPRIHPTALIHASVKIPESTFIEPYVVIQNNVKIGERTRIMTGSVIEHDVVIGNDTMIHSNVIIGYGCEIGNEVAIHSNSVIGSEGYGFAQDDKGKSHPIPQTGIVIIEDRVRIGAGCCVDRAAYHVTKIGAGTKLDNLCHVAHNVEVGQDCLLTSMCCIAGSSKLGDRVITSGQTGILDHMNICSDVVLLHRAGITKDVDKPGAYAGLPLQPLQSYLKNAVIQKNLVELKERIKSLEDALAQK, encoded by the coding sequence ATGAGTAAGCAGCTCAGCGTTAGAACTTCTGAAATAATGAATGCATTTAAAGATAAAGGCATTCTTCTAGAAATGATCGGTGAAGACCGAATCATTACTTCTATAGTGCGCGCAGAAGATTCAGCTATAGGGTCTTTAGTTTTTGTTGATAAAAAAGATTACGTTTCGCAAATACTTACAAATAAACCTACGGCTGTTGTGACTTCTCAAAAAATGCTTGAATCATTTTGTGATCTCAAAGACGTTACAATATTAATTGCTTCAAATGTTAATCTCGCCCAGGCACACATCAAAAGAAAATATGCAGCAAGAAGTTTTGAAAATTCTGATTGGCCCCGCATACATCCCACGGCCCTCATTCACGCATCAGTTAAAATTCCTGAATCTACATTTATTGAACCCTACGTAGTAATCCAAAACAATGTTAAAATCGGTGAGCGCACACGTATCATGACAGGTAGTGTGATTGAACATGATGTCGTTATTGGTAATGATACGATGATACATTCAAATGTTATTATTGGGTACGGGTGTGAAATTGGTAATGAAGTCGCAATTCATTCAAATTCAGTGATTGGTTCTGAGGGTTATGGTTTTGCCCAAGATGATAAAGGTAAAAGTCATCCCATTCCACAAACAGGAATTGTGATTATTGAAGATCGCGTTCGCATCGGAGCAGGTTGTTGCGTTGATCGTGCGGCATATCATGTTACAAAAATCGGTGCGGGCACAAAGCTAGATAATCTTTGTCATGTGGCTCATAACGTAGAAGTCGGCCAGGATTGTTTACTTACTTCTATGTGTTGTATTGCGGGGTCATCTAAATTGGGTGATCGAGTAATCACAAGTGGGCAAACAGGAATTCTAGATCACATGAATATCTGTAGTGATGTGGTTTTACTTCATCGCGCGGGTATTACAAAAGATGTAGATAAGCCAGGGGCTTATGCGGGTCTTCCACTTCAACCATTACAGAGTTATTTAAAAAACGCTGTTATACAAAAAAATCTTGTAGAACTTAAAGAGAGAATAAAATCTTTAGAGGATGCTCTCGCGCAAAAATAA